A stretch of Rhinoderma darwinii isolate aRhiDar2 chromosome 4, aRhiDar2.hap1, whole genome shotgun sequence DNA encodes these proteins:
- the LOC142760366 gene encoding interleukin-17F-like, which translates to MSTEGRVAALVYVCSSASLPEEYLSKDEQLPLEARDRCPGRRNRRLQTTMTVDISLIDTSYLDSLMEMEDIHTRSLSPWDYSLNTDPNRFPFVIAEANCLTFSCVDADGNQSPDLISSPIQQEMMVLRREQKGCSFSYRLETEVVTLGCTCIRPIVSYY; encoded by the exons ATGAGCACAGAAGGAAGG GTGGCTGCTCTGGTTTACGTCTGCTCATCGGCCTCTCTACCAGAGGAGTATTTGTCCAAAGATGAACAGCTCCCCCTAGAGGCCAGAGACAGATGTCCTGGGAGGAGAAACCGGCGATTGCAGACCACTATGACCGTAGACATCAGTCTCATTGACACCAGTTACCTGGACAGTTTGATGGAGATGGAGGACATTCACACCCGCTCTCTATCACCCTGGGACTACAG TCTCAACACAGATCCCAACAGATTCCCATTTGTGATCGCGGAAGCCAATTGTCTCACTTTTTCCTGTGTAGACGCTGACGGCAATCAAAGTCCAGACCTGATCTCCTCCCCCATCCAGCAGGAGATGATGGTCCTACGTCGGGAGCAGAAAGGTTGCAGCTTCTCCTATAGACTGGAGACTGAGGTGGTCACACTGGGCTGCACATGTATCAGACCGATCGTCAGTTATTACTGA
- the LOC142760365 gene encoding interleukin-17A-like yields MAANWGASMVLSTLLLLSFSTCVHGREEQILSTDGWDVPPGSGGDCPFSLDTTFPPRVKVDMKVMRSSAQQMTHGVRSRSMSPWEYSPNVDNNRSPAVISEARCLHHGCLDSQGNVDLSMNSVPIRQEILVLRREMRACVPVYKLDKQLVTVACTCVRPVIQYLK; encoded by the exons ATGGCCGCCAACTGGGGAGCGTCAATG GTTCTTTCCACATTGCTTCTTCTGAGCTTCAGCACTTGTGTCCACGGAAGAGAAGAGCAGATACTGAGTACAGATGGGTGGGATGTCCCTCCAGGGTCCGGTGGTGATTGTCCATTCTCACTGGACACCACATTTCCCCCACGTGTGAAGGTTGATATGAAGGTCATGAGGAGTTCTGCACAGCAGATGACACACGGCGTGAGGAGCCGCTCAATGTCTCCATGGGAATACAG CCCTAATGTGGACAATAACAGATCCCCGGCGGTCATCAGCGAGGCCAGATGTCTCCACCACGGCTGTTTGGACTCTCAGGGTAATGTGGATCTCAGCATGAACTCCGTCCCCATCAGACAGGAGATCCTGGTCCTGCGTCGTGAGATGAGAGCATGCGTCCCTGTCTATAAGCTGGACAAGCAACTAGTCACCGTGGCCTGCACCTGTGTCCGCCCCGTCATCCAGTATCTCAAATAA
- the LOC142760625 gene encoding interleukin-17F-like: MLLIRTSLILVAALVSLCSSASLPGEYLTRDEELHLEARDRCPGKRNRRLQTTMSVDISLIDTSYLDSLVEMEDIHTRSLSPWDYSLSTNPNRFPFVIAEANCLTFFCVDADGNQSPDLISYPIQQEMMVLRREQKGCSFFYRLETEVVTLGCTCIRPIVSYY, encoded by the exons atgcTCCTCATAAGAACATCACTGATACTT GTGGCTGCTCTGGTGTCCCTCTGCTCATCAGCCTCTCTACCAGGGGAGTATTTGACCAGAGATGAAGAGCTCCACCTAGAGGCCAGAGACAGATGTCCTGGGAAGAGAAACCGGCGATTGCAGACCACTATGAGCGTGGACATCAGTCTCATTGACACCAGTTACCTGGACAGTTTGGTGGAGATGGAGGACATTCACACCCGCTCTCTATCACCCTGGGACTACAG TCTCAGCACAAATCCCAACAGATTCCCATTTGTGATCGCGGAAGCCAATTGTCTCACTTTTTTCTGTGTAGACGCTGACGGCAATCAAAGTCCAGACCTGATCTCCTACCCCATCCAGCAGGAGATGATGGTCCTACGTCGGGAGCAGAAAGGTTGCAGCTTCTTCTATAGACTGGAGACTGAGGTGGTCACACTGGGCTGCACATGTATCAGACCGATCGTCAGTTATTACTGA